The Carassius gibelio isolate Cgi1373 ecotype wild population from Czech Republic chromosome B12, carGib1.2-hapl.c, whole genome shotgun sequence genome has a segment encoding these proteins:
- the ep300a gene encoding histone acetyltransferase p300 isoform X3 has product MAENVLESGPPSAKRPKLSSPALSASASDGNDFGSLFDLEHDLPDELISSSELSLANGGDLGQLHGNLGGGGGAIGGIVSSGQDAAAKHKQLSELLRHGSASAAQQQGAMGSPAGASMGVFGSMKASPGTQGMGPQGQQHLSPQQAMLMQQQQMAGMVGNMNRNMPGLQKGNGQQQPGGPMPQQQNTLGAQMLNGSPRIGHHNPGMGSSSNLLAEALQQQQTVGGQGGPRAQQPGAMNKMGMNAGSGPYGGPYGQPASQGLGVAALASQLQNKPGLPNSPAQFNLDKKPVQGLPGMQASQPPAGVAGGAGVAGMVPNAQGALGPGSAPSAMSATAVGGVPPAADPEKRKLIQQQLVLLLHAHKCQRREQANGEVRQCSLPHCRTMKNVLNHMTHCQAGKSCQVAHCASSRQIISHWKNCTRHDCPVCLPLKNAGDKRNQQSESLLGTGGVGLSSSLGNVTGGPPSAPHLSTPGQIDPSSIERAYAALGLTYQGNQASPQPVQQTQRAVNTMGTNSMGVNGALGGQSQNQQASLLQDTMLHLNMTAQSLMNDNAVGGVGSMPVANPAATGVMRKSWHEDITQDLRSHLVHKLVQAIFPTPDPAALKDRRMENLVAYARKVEGDMYESANSRAEYYHLLAEKIYKIQKELEEKRRTRLQKQGMMPTQPGMPPTGIGQTGPPTGLPPNGPLSDPSVVRPTGPNQMMNRMQNAAGMNPFGNHIGMQSMGQRSTPPLPLSTPLNQGSMGSVRMPQPNVAQMQNQYMQTGQFQGSNPALGAGSVDMAHPGNDSTVTQGQMPTLSSLPIGSPLAQPGSAGGAGSGSSVGSLGPNSMSGVPPSSTPTQSINHCPLFHQNSPSPAHSRTPTPTPGSQTPQPHTPGLPQLATSGSKQQLPLSASSDSAMQPKQQPLGGTSPAVSHSGLSTPNASQHPRTPLSHKGSLPVDGQPATPASVSSADTSFQKGLSDSANSLEPKVEVKQKLEEDEDEDEEGMTGGKTGKREDLQAEEKPEIKKEEPSDGVPMETSSAAAGGDKKPDIKTEPKEEEEGSGSTTSHSSPSGVPNKKKIFKPEELRQALMPTLESLYRQDPESLPFRQPVDPSLLGIPDYFDIVKNPMDLSTIKRKLDTGQYQEPWQYVDDIWLMFNNAWLYNRKTSRVYKYCSKLAEGFEQEIDPVMQSLGYCCGRKYEFSPQTLCCYGKQLCTIPRDAAYFSYQNSSPKYGLLAGRYHFCEKCFNEIQGESVSLGDDPSQPQTSINKDQFERKKNDMLDPELFVECMDCGRKMHQICVLHHDTIWPSGFVCDGCLKKSNKTRKENKYAAKRLPQTKLGNYLEMRLNDFLKRQNHPESGEVTIRVVHVSDKVVEVKPGMKSRFVDSGEMAESFPYRTKALFAFEEVDGVDVCFFGMHVQEYGSDCPPPNQRRVYISYLDSVHFFQPRYLRTSVYYEILLGYLDYAKKQGFTTGHIWACPPSEGDDYIFHCHPPDQKIPKPKRLQEWYKKMLDKSVAERIVHDYKDIFKQATEDRLTSAKELPYFEGDFWPNVLEESIKELEQEEEERKREENSTSNESVDTTKGDSKNAKKKNNKKTSKNKSSLSRANKKKPGMPNVSNDLSQKLYATMEKHKEVFFVIRLIAAPNSNSLLPIVDPDPLMACDLMDGRDAFLTLARDKHLEFSSLRRSKWSTMCMLVELHNQSQDRFVYTCNECKLHVETRFHCTVCEDYDLCITCYNTKGHEHKMEKLGLGLDDESGNQASSSMQNPGDSRRLSIQRCIQSLVHACQCRNANCSLPSCQKMKRVIQHTKGCKRKTNGGCPICKQLIALCCYHAKHCQENKCPVPFCLNIKQKLRQQQLQHRLQQAQMVRRRMASMQRTGQQLPGGNGGLPSPGNNSTTGPSTPTPSTQPPTPQTPTQQCQPPVTQPGIGGVPSQQQQQLAGMAHQYQQMTGNGGMINSPQQPLIPQQQQQPTSVQHLQHANNLPPYMQRPPGSSPLPQSVGKPGMVPGGFPQQQQSNLGQPVMQQHQQPGPPPAAVEIAMKIQRVAETQRQMAQQKILQRNQGPGMMPPHGLHQGPQTQSQMGMNHPGAAMGGPQGMPPQTQAAVARTHMDQQQGMITVGMQQQTGPQAQLPQVQLQQGQQGAPQLQVPPQQQWNGPGMPQQRPGVMNQMGLQGMVAPQQQQQQPVGQHQQPGLSGLMGMMGQGGVAPVGTGPGNHPQAAIQDLLRTLRLPSSPHQQQQVLNILRSNPQLMATFIRQRVPRYLGRGGPGAGGAGVPGGPGGGPGIIDGQQMNVNSGTNQGSMHMAQGTTIPMNQLQQQQQQQQLQQRSIMGGNLQQQQIAALQQQQQQQQQQGVMPNQGANMSNISPQFREMMRRHLQQQQQQQQQQQQMENHAQFQHPQQHQQQGYLGQSGLPPQQPGQPQPGGLQQQQGVPQQNYSGSMSHQQVAAALQQKLQQQQLQMQQQQQQQQQQQGALAGLQGADGGPGGGGPLQHQHMQSAPISSQSQVMLQQALQQRLLQQQQSHLGGGSPAQHNPMSPQQPQQQMSQSPHLQGQQLSNSLSNQVRSPQPSPRPQSQPPNSSPSPRSQPLPSPHRISPQTQTGSPHPGHLPQHHGGMVAPPPPQQQPQTSQQQQQANAMDQGAMLSQLGGMGALHGQGTNDMLTNNQDMGSNMNPSLDLM; this is encoded by the exons ATGGCCGAGAACGTTCTGGAGTCTGGCCCGCCTTCAGCCAAGAGGCCTAAACTGTCCTCCCCGGCGCTATCTGCCTCGGCCAGCGATGGAAACG ATTTTGGCTCGCTTTTTGACCTGGAGCATGACCTTCCAGATGAGCTGATAAGTTCCTCTGAGCTGAGTCTAGCAAATGGAGGGGACCTCGGCCAGTTGCATGGCAATTTGGGCGGTGGGGGCGGTGCCATCGGAGGAATTGTGTCCAGTGGCCAGGATGCAGCGGCCAAACACAAGCAGCTCTCAGAACTCCTCCGGCATGGATCCGCATCTGCAGCACAGCAGCAGGGTGCGATGGGTAGCCCAGCAGGAGCCTCAATGGGTGTATTTGGGAGTATGAAGGCTTCTCCAGGTACTCAAGGCATGGGCCCGCAAGGACAGCAGCATCTTTCCCCGCAGCAGGCCATGCTTATGCAACAACAGCAGATGGCAGGGATGGTGGGCAACATGAACAGGAATATGCCCGGACTTCAGAAAGGCAACGGACAGCAACAGCCAGGAGGACCCATGCCTCAGCAGCAAAACACGCTGGGAGCGCAGATGTTGAACGGGTCGCCCAGAATAGGACATCACAATCCAGGCATGGGCAGCAGCAGTAACTTGTTAGCAGAAGCTCTTCAACAGCAGCAGACAGTAGGAGGTCAGGGTGGACCGAGGGCACAGCAGCCTGGAGCAATGAACAag ATGGGGATGAATGCAGGTTCAGGCCCCTATGGAGGCCCGTATGGTCAGCCTGCCAGTCAGGGTCTGGGTGTTGCAGCGCTGGCCTCTCAGCTCCAGAACAAACCAGGTCTCCCCAACAGTCCGGCCCAGTTTAACCTCGACAAGAAGCCTGTGCAGGGCTTACCTGGCATG CAGGCTTCCCAGCCTCCAGCAGGTGTTGCCGGAGGCGCAGGAGTAGCCGGCATGGTGCCTAACGCCCAAGGAGCTCTCGGGCCCGGATCCGCTCCATCAGCCATGTCTGCAACAGCGGTGGGAGGAGTTCCTCCAGCAGCCGACCCAGAAAAGCGCAAACTCATACAGCAGCAGCTGGTGCTTTTGCTCCATGCCCACAAGTGCCAGCGGAGGGAGCAGGCCAATGGGGAAGTACGGCAGTGTAGCCTGCCCCATTGTCGCACCATGAAGAACGTCCTCAACCACATGACGCACTGCCAGGCTGGCAAATCTTGCCAAG TGGCGCACTGTGCCTCATCCAGACAGATCATCTCTCACTGGAAGAACTGCACGCGGCATGACTGTCCTGTATGTCTACCACTGAAAAACGCAGGGGACAAGAGGAATCaacagagtgagt CTCTCCTAGGTACTGGGGGTGTGGGATTGAGTTCTTCTTTGGGTAATGTAACTGGTGGTCCACCCAGTGCCCCCCATCTCAGTACCCCAGGGCAGATAGACCCCAGCTCCATCGAGAGGGCTTACGCAGCGCTGGGCCTTACATACCAGGGAAATCAGGCTTCCCCTCAGCCTGTCCAACAAACACAACGCGCAGTAAACACAATGG GAACAAATTCCATGGGAGTAAATGGAGCACTGGGTGGTCAGTCTCAGAATCAGCAAGCTAGCCTTCTCCAGGATACAATGTTGCATCTGAACATGACCGCGCAGAG TCTGATGAATGACAATGCTGTGGGCGGAGTGGGGTCTATGCCTGTGGCCAACCCAGCTGCCACTGGTGTTATGAGGAAGAGCTGGCACGAGGACATCACCCAGGATCTACGCAGCCACCTGGTGCACAAACT AGTCCAGGCCATTTTTCCCACTCCAGACCCAGCTGCACTGAAGGACCGGCGGATGGAGAATCTAGTGGCCTATGCACGTAAAGTTGAGGGGGATATGTATGAGTCCGCTAACAGCAGG GCGGAGTATTatcacctgctggcagagaagaTTTATAAGATCCAGAAGGAACTGGAAGAGAAGCGAAGGACACGGTTACAGAAGCAGGGCATGATGCCCACTCAGCCTGGTATGCCCCCCACTGGGATTGGTCAGACAGGGCCACCCACAGGACTGCCTCCTA ATGGCCCTCTCTCGGATCCTTCAGTGGTGCGGCCTACTGGTCCAAACCAGATGATGAACAGGATGCAGAATGCTGCTG GCATGAATCCCTTTGGGAACCACATTGGAATGCAGTCGATGGGCCAGAGATCTACACCTCCTCTTCCACTCAGCACACCACTTAACCAG GGAAGCATGGGCAGTGTGAGGATGCCACAGCCAAATGTTGCACAGATGCAAAATCAGTACATGCAAACTGGACAGTTTCAAGGTTCAAATCCTGCTCTTGGTGCTGGATCTGTTGACATGGCACACCCAGGAAATGACAGCACTGTTACTCAA gGGCAAATGCCTACTTTATCATCTTTACCCATCGGAAGTCCTTTAGCCCAGCCTGGGTCTGCTGGAGGGGCAGGCAGCGGGTCTTCAGTGGGCTCTCTGGGTCCCAACAGCATGAGTGGGGTCCCTCCATCGTCCACCCCAACACAGTCCATCAACCACTGCCCACTCTTCCACCAGAATTCTCCTTCCCCAGCTCATAGCCGCACACCCACGCCCACGCCGGGCTCTCAGACACCCCAGCCTCACACACCCGGCCTACCCCAGTTAGCAACGAGCGGCAGTAAGCAGCAGTTACCTCTGTCCGCCAGTTCTGACAGTGCCATGCAGCCTAAGCAGCAGCCATTAGGAGGAACTTCTCCTGCTGTGTCTCATAGTGGCCTCTCTACGCCAAATGCCAGCCAGCACCCCCGCACTCCA TTGTCTCATAAGGGTTCTCTACCAGTGGATGGCCAGCCTGCTACCCCTGCCTCCGTCAGCAGTGCGGACACATCATTTCAAAAAGGTCTTTCAGACTCCGCAAACAGCCTTGAGCCTAAGGTGGAGGTCAAGCAGAAACTagaagaggatgaggatgaggatgaagaagGCATGACAGGTGGAAAAACAGGCAAACGAGAAGACCTTCAAGCTGAGGAAAAGCCTGAG ATAAAGAAAGAAGAGCCGAGCGATGGTGTGCCGATGGAGACTTCTTCAGCTGCAGCTGGGGGGGACAAAAAGCCAGACATAAAGACTGAGCCTAAAGAAGAGGAGGAAGGTTCAGGGTCTACAACATCACACAGTTCACCTTCTGGAGTCCCTAACAAAAAGAAAA TTTTTAAACCAGAGGAGCTGAGGCAGGCCCTGATGCCCACACTGGAGTCTCTTTACCGCCAGGACCCAGAGTCTCTGCCCTTCCGCCAGCCTGTGGACCCTTCACTACTGGGAATACCA GACTATTTTGACATTGTGAAGAATCCCATGGACTTGTCTACTATCAAACGGAAGCTTGACACGGGCCAGTACCAAGAACCGTGGCAATACGTGGATGACATCTGGCTCATGTTCAACAACGCCTGGCTGTACAATCGCAAGACGTCACGAGTCTACAAGTACTGCTCCAAGCTGGCGGAGGGGTTTGAGCAGGAGATCGACCCGGTCATGCAGAGCCTTGGCTACTGTTGTGGGAGAAAG tatGAGTTTTCTCCCCAAACTCTGTGCTGCTATGGGAAGCAGCTATGCACTATACCACGAGATGCTGCTTACTTTAGTTATCAGAACAG TTCACCAAAATATGGGCTTCTTGCTGGCAGGTATCACTTCTGTGAGAAGTGTTTCAATGAGATCCAGGGTGAGAGTGTGTCCTTGGGAGATGACCCATCCCAACCTCAAAC ATCGATCAACAAGGATCAGTTTGAAAGGAAGAAAAATGACATGCTCGACCCTGAGCT ATTTGTGGAATGTATGGATTGTGGTCGTAAGATGCATCAGATCTGTGTTTTGCACCATGACACTATATGGCCATCAGG CTTTGTGTGTGATGGCTGTTTGAAGAAGTCCAACAAGACCCGTAAAGAGAACAAATATGCTGCTAAAA GGCTTCCACAGACCAAACTAGGCAACTATTTGGAAATGCGGCTTAATGACTTTCTGAAGCGACAGAATCACCCAGAATCTGGTGAAGTCACTATTCGTGTTGTTCACGTCTCAGACAAAGTGGTGGAAGTCAAACCAGGAATGAAGTCTAG GTTTGTGGATAGTGGAGAGATGGCAGAGTCTTTCCCATACAGAACGAAAGCTTTATTTGCGTTTGAGGAGGTGGATGGTGTTGATGTCTGTTTTTTTGGGATGCACGTGCAAGAGTATGGCTCAGATTGTCCACCCCCTAATCAAAG ACGGGTTTACATATCCTACCTGGACAGTGTCCACTTCTTTCAGCCACGTTATCTGAGAACAAGTGTGTACTATGAGATTCTTTTAGGATATCTGGACTATGCCAAAAAACAAGG gtttacCACTGGACACATCTGGGCCTGCCCTCCTAGTGAAGGAGATGATTACATCTTCCACTGTCACCCTCCAGACCAGAAGATACCCAAGCCGAAGCGGCTGCAGGAGTGGTATAAGAAAATGCTGGATAAATCTGTAGCTGAGCGCATCGTGCATGACTACAAG gacATCTTCAAACAAGCAACAGAAGATCGCCTCACCAGTGCCAAAGAACTGCCCTATTTTGAGGGTGATTTCTGGCCCAATGTGCTTGAAGAGAGTATCAAAGAACTAGAGCAAGAAGAGGAGGAAAGGAAGAGGGAGGAGAACAGCACATCCAATGAGAGTGTTGAT ACAACAAAAGGTGACAGCAAAAATGCCAAGAAAAAGAACAACAAGAAGACGAGCAAGAACAAGAGCAGCTTAAGCCGAGCCAATAAAAAGAAGCCGGGCATGCCAAATGTGTCCAATGACCTTTCACAGAAACTCTATGCCACAATGGAAAAGCACAAAGAG GTGTTCTTCGTTATCCGATTGATTGCGGCACCCAATTCCAATTCTCTCCTGCCCATTGTTGACCCAGATCCTTTGATGGCATGTGATTTGATGGATGGTCGTGATGCCTTCTTAACACTTGCACGGGATAAGCACCTGGAGTTTTCTTCATTGCGGCGCTCCAAATGGAGCACCATGTGCATGTTGGTGGAACTGCATAACCAGAGCCAGGACCGCTTTGTCTATACCTGCAATGAGTGCAAGCTCCATGTTGAAACTCGTTTCCATTGCACTGTTTGTGAG GACTATGATCTCTGCATCACTTGCTACAATACAAAAGGTCACGAGCACAAGATGGAAAAACTGGGCTTGGGGTTGGATGACGAAAGCGGCAACCAGGCTTCTTCCTCAATGCAGAATCCTGGAGATTCAAGGCGTCTCAGTATTCAGCGGTGCATCCAGTCTCTGGTGCATGCCTGCCAGTGCCGCAATGCTAACTGCTCACTTCCATCTTGTCAGAAAATGAAACGTGTAATTCAACATACCAAAGGCTGCAAGCGTAAAACCAATGGTGGTTGTCCTATTTGCAAGCAGCTCATCGCACTCTGTTGTTACCATGCAAAACACTGCCAAGAGAATAAGTGCCCTGTGCCATTCTGCCTCAACATCAAGCAGAAACTGCGGCAACAACAGCTCCAGCACAGGCTACAGCAGGCCCAGATGGTGCGTAGAAGAATGGCCAGCATGCAAAGGACAGGCCAGCAGCTTCCAGGAGGCAATGGTGGGCTGCCATCTCCTGGGAACAATAGTACTACTGGCCCGAGCACACCAACACCAAGCACTCAGCCCCCTACCCCACAGACGCCCACTCAGCAGTGTCAGCCTCCAGTGACTCAACCTGGCATTGGAGGTGTTCCatcacaacagcagcagcagttgGCAGGGATGGCCCATCAATACCAGCAAATGACTGGAAATGGTGGGATGATCAACTCTCCGCAGCAGCCCCTGATCCCACAACAGCAGCAACAGCCAACATCAGTTCAGCATCTTCAGCATGCCAACAACCTTCCTCCATATATGCAAAGACCTCCAGGCTCCTCTCCACTTCCTCAGTCAGTGGGAAAGCCAGGCATGGTGCCAGGAGGCTTCCCTCAACAGCAACAGTCAAACCTAGGGCAGCCTGTGATGCAGCAACATCAGCAACCTGGCCCCCCACCTGCCGCTGTAGAAATTGCCATGAAGATCCAACGAGTCGCAGAGACTCAACGGCAAATGGCTCAGCAAAAGATACTGCAAAGAAACCAGGGTCCTGGAATGATGCCTCCACACGGCCTTCATCAGGGTCCCCAAACTCAAAGCCAGATGGGCATGAACCATCCTGGAGCTGCAATGGGTGGACCTCAGGGAATGCCACCCCAAACACAAGCAGCAGTTGCTCGAACTcacatggatcagcagcagggaATGATTACAGTAGGCATGCAGCAGCAGACAGGACCTCAGGCTCAGCTCCCGCAAGTCCAGTTACAGCAGGGCCAGCAAGGAGCACCCCAACTTCAGGTGCCACCACAGCAGCAGTGGAATGGTCCTGGTATGCCTCAGCAGAGACCTGGAGTTATGAACCAAATGGGTCTGCAAGGAATGGTTGCAcctcaacaacagcagcagcagccagTTGGTCAGCATCAGCAGCCAGGGCTTTCTGGTTTAATGGGTATGATGGGCCAAGGAGGGGTGGCACCTGTAGGTACTGGCCCTGGAAATCACCCTCAGGCTGCCATACAGGACCTCCTAAGAACCTTAAGGTTACCTAGCTCTCCCCATCAACAACAGCAAGTCCTGAATATACTACGTTCGAACCCTCAGCTCATGGCAACCTTTATCAGGCAGCGGGTTCCTAGATACCTTGGTCGAGGTGGGCCTGGAGCAGGAGGTGCTGGTGTACCAGGAGGACCTGGTGGAGGTCCAGGAATCATTGATGGCCAGCAAATGAATGTAAATTCTGGGACAAATCAAGGAAGTATGCATATGGCACAAGGAACTACCATACCAATGAATCAGCttcagcaacaacaacagcagcagcaacttCAACAGCGGTCAATAATGGGTGGAAATTTGCAACAACAGCAAATAGCAGCACTgcagcaacagcagcaacaacagcagcagcaaggTGTTATGCCCAATCAGGGTGCCAACATGTCTAACATCTCCCCCCAGTTCAGAGAAATGATGAGGCGGcatttgcagcagcagcagcaacagcagcagcaacagcaacaaatgGAAAACCATGCTCAGTTCCAGCATCCTCAACAACACCAGCAGCAGGGTTATCTTGGGCAATCTGGACTGCCCCCACAGCAGCCTGGCCAACCTCAGCCTGGTGGTCTCCAGCAACAACAGGGAGTTCCCCAGCAAAACTACTCTGGGTCTATGTCCCATCAGCAGGTTGCAGCAGCTCTGCAACAAAAGTTGCAACAACAGCAACTTCAgatgcagcaacaacaacaacagcagcagcagcagcagggtgCTCTAGCAGGACTCCAGGGTGCTGATGGAGGTCCTGGAGGTGGTGGTCCACTCCAGCACCAACACATGCAGTCGGCTCCAATTAGTTCCCAATCTCAAGTCATGCTTCAGCAAGCTCTGCAGCAACGGCTCCTCCAGCAACAACAGTCACACCTAGGAGGAGGATCTCCTGCTCAACACAATCCCATGAGCCCTCAGCAGCCCCAGCAACAGATGTCCCAGTCTCCCCATTTGCAGGGCCAGCAGTTGTCCAATTCCCTAAGCAACCAAGTCCGCTCACCCCAGCCTTCGCCTCGGCCTCAGTCCCAGCCACCAAACTCTAGTCCATCTCCTCGCTCGCAGCCCCTGCCTTCACCCCATCGCATCTCACCGCAGACCCAGACGGGTTCCCCTCATCCAGGTCATCTCCCTCAGCATCATGGAGGCATGGTTGCACCCCCACCTCCACAGCAACAGCCACAGACATCCCAACAGCAGCAACAGGCTAATGCGATGGACCAGGGTGCCATGCTTTCACAGCTAGGTGGGATGGGAGCCTTGCATGGGCAAGGGACAAATGACATGCTGACAAATAACCAAGATATGGGGTCGAATATGAATCCCTCGTTAGATTTGATGTAA